In candidate division WOR-3 bacterium, a genomic segment contains:
- a CDS encoding cobalamin-binding protein, producing the protein MRKAFLLTGIFFLYFTSCAQNEIGHTYRIVSLSPAMTEILFSLGAGDKIVGVTTFCDFPEDAKKITKVGDFSNPSIERIVGLKPDLVIVNLPEQGRIKRELDKLKIKTFVSSPASLSEMYDELSALGREIKMQKAADSLISYMKYNLKSVTPDERKRVYIEISPRPLITVGSATFLNSLIHDAGGINIFADLNRDYPVVTQESVIARDPEIIIVLHPEGITGRTGWQNIQAIQSGRVYDDLDPDHFMRPGPRLIDGFKRLSKIIND; encoded by the coding sequence ATGCGAAAGGCGTTTCTACTCACAGGTATCTTTTTTTTGTATTTCACGTCCTGTGCTCAGAATGAGATCGGACATACTTACCGGATAGTTTCATTGTCCCCGGCCATGACCGAGATACTATTCAGTCTCGGTGCCGGTGACAAAATCGTCGGTGTTACTACATTCTGCGATTTTCCAGAGGACGCAAAAAAAATCACGAAAGTCGGTGATTTCTCAAACCCTTCGATTGAACGAATCGTCGGGCTTAAACCCGACCTGGTGATCGTCAACCTGCCTGAGCAGGGACGAATCAAGAGAGAACTCGACAAATTGAAGATCAAAACCTTTGTATCGTCGCCCGCATCTCTTTCCGAAATGTATGATGAATTGTCGGCGCTTGGTAGGGAGATCAAAATGCAGAAAGCAGCCGATTCCCTGATATCATATATGAAATACAATCTCAAATCGGTGACGCCGGATGAACGAAAAAGAGTGTACATTGAAATTTCACCCCGGCCCTTGATCACGGTTGGCTCAGCCACATTCCTGAACAGTCTGATTCATGACGCGGGCGGCATCAATATCTTTGCCGACCTGAACCGGGACTATCCCGTAGTCACTCAGGAATCGGTCATAGCCAGAGACCCTGAGATCATCATCGTGCTGCACCCGGAAGGAATAACTGGACGCACCGGTTGGCAAAACATCCAGGCAATACAAAGCGGACGCGTCTATGATGATCTTGATCCTGATCATTTCATGCGCCCCGGCCCGAGATTGATCGACGGTTTCAAAAGACTGAGCAAAATAATCAATGACTAA
- a CDS encoding NUDIX hydrolase encodes MKDAVAVVLKKGDKYLLIRRAKHGTAEDYWCPITGAVEDGETHAQAVIREAKEEMGIVVEPIRKVWECPTNDREYLLHWWHAKLLCDEISADPSEVKEYRWLTYREMQDLAKMFDADRIFFKDIAAGLPDS; translated from the coding sequence ATGAAGGATGCAGTAGCGGTTGTGCTCAAGAAGGGGGATAAGTATCTGCTCATCAGGCGGGCAAAGCACGGCACGGCCGAGGACTACTGGTGCCCGATAACCGGCGCGGTTGAGGACGGCGAGACGCATGCCCAGGCCGTAATACGCGAGGCAAAAGAGGAGATGGGTATTGTTGTAGAACCAATTCGAAAGGTTTGGGAGTGTCCAACAAATGATAGAGAATATCTTTTGCACTGGTGGCACGCGAAGCTCCTGTGCGACGAAATTTCTGCGGATCCGAGCGAAGTGAAGGAGTACCGCTGGCTTACTTACCGCGAGATGCAGGATCTAGCCAAGATGTTTGATGCCGACCGAATTTTTTTTAAGGATATCGCAGCTGGACTGCCCGATTCATGA
- a CDS encoding adenylate/guanylate cyclase domain-containing protein → MDAPSKQVNATLLFARVRDFARIVNILTLKETHEFVCDCAETVVNAAVKYHGSLANVAGDELRLMFASPNAEEDNPRHAVICALNVQNKVNDISVKWRHALDFLIEIDIGISTGTILVGNVARAAKKMYTLIGKHVTLATQLAELCRDHNVNIILDSATYEGAKDYFTFRKTGDRLLLGFTERIDMYTPVVSAK, encoded by the coding sequence ATGGATGCTCCAAGTAAACAGGTCAATGCAACATTGCTGTTCGCACGGGTCCGCGACTTCGCACGCATCGTCAACATTCTCACGCTGAAAGAAACGCACGAATTCGTCTGTGACTGCGCCGAAACCGTAGTTAACGCCGCGGTAAAATACCACGGTTCCCTTGCCAATGTTGCCGGTGATGAACTGCGCCTCATGTTTGCCAGTCCGAACGCCGAAGAGGATAATCCTAGACACGCTGTTATCTGTGCACTGAATGTCCAAAACAAGGTCAATGATATCAGCGTGAAGTGGCGTCACGCCCTCGATTTTTTGATCGAGATAGATATCGGGATAAGCACGGGAACAATTCTTGTCGGCAATGTGGCGCGTGCTGCAAAAAAAATGTACACGCTCATCGGCAAGCACGTGACCCTCGCGACGCAACTGGCCGAACTCTGCCGGGATCACAACGTGAACATAATACTTGATAGTGCCACCTATGAGGGGGCAAAGGATTATTTCACGTTTCGAAAAACAGGTGACCGTCTGTTACTTGGTTTTACCGAAAGGATCGACATGTACACGCCAGTGGTGAGTGCAAAATAG